The Mesobacillus jeotgali genome window below encodes:
- the spoVT gene encoding stage V sporulation protein T, which yields MKATGIVRRIDDLGRVVIPKEIRRTLRIREGDPLEIFVDRDGEVILKKYSPISELSDFAKEYAEALYDSLGNPVLICDRDTYIALAGGSKKDYLNKNISELVEKTMEDRTSSLVNQQTTISLVEGNEEPASSYTIGPIIANGDPIGAVIIFSKEGSLGDVEQKAVETAAGFLARQMEQ from the coding sequence ATGAAAGCAACTGGTATTGTTCGTCGAATCGATGATTTAGGTCGTGTCGTAATTCCTAAGGAAATAAGAAGAACACTTCGTATTCGTGAAGGGGATCCTCTCGAAATCTTTGTGGACCGTGATGGTGAGGTTATTTTAAAGAAATATTCTCCTATCAGTGAGCTGAGCGATTTTGCGAAGGAGTATGCAGAAGCGCTATATGATAGCCTAGGCAACCCGGTATTGATTTGCGATAGAGATACGTATATCGCACTTGCGGGTGGTTCCAAAAAAGACTACTTGAATAAAAACATCAGTGAACTTGTTGAAAAGACGATGGAAGACCGTACTTCGTCCCTTGTGAACCAGCAGACTACCATCTCGTTAGTTGAAGGAAACGAAGAGCCTGCTTCTTCTTATACAATTGGGCCAATCATTGCAAACGGCGATCCGATTGGAGCAGTAATCATCTTCTCTAAAGAAGGATCTTTAGGAGATGTCGAACAAAAAGCTGTTGAAACAGCTGCAGGCTTCCTGGCAAGACAGATGGAGCAATAA
- a CDS encoding polysaccharide biosynthesis protein gives MRPVADSKELMKGAMILTLAALVTKILSAVYRVPFQNIVGDIGFYIYQQVYPFFGIVMVLSTYGFPVVISKLYTEQQAAGNRDRADRLLAISLVFLVMVGLLLFSFFYIGSGWIADKIGDPELKPLFKVVSVPFLLFPFTSVFRGYFQGKGNMVPTAISQVSEQFIRVATILVLSAVLVQQGFSLYVTGAGAVFGSITGGVISVLILGLFYLKNGGTNPFTYFHIRDLFQDAAWVVKALIIQGFAISISGMLLILLQLADSLNMYASLLAMGLSAEEAKSAKGIFDRGQPLIQLGTVVATSMSLSLVPAISGDKSSNRHEKILPKVRLALQTSLIFGAAAAVGLYSIIVPVNIMLFENSDGSNVLGVLSLMILFGSVILTIMSILQGLDKSLFPAAVILGGFGLKYILNLMLIPNNGTMGAAFATLAAMVSVMFILIFKLRRELGLPVLSLVFIVKILLSSAVMAISLRFFLYITDFGYGYIEPDRLGAVFQALSAVVLGALVYFLVLIKTRALTEEELVTLPFGSRIVQLFSR, from the coding sequence ATGAGGCCCGTTGCAGATTCAAAGGAATTGATGAAGGGAGCCATGATCCTTACTTTGGCCGCCCTTGTTACGAAAATTTTAAGCGCTGTCTACCGTGTCCCGTTTCAGAATATCGTTGGGGACATTGGTTTTTACATATATCAGCAGGTGTATCCCTTTTTTGGAATTGTCATGGTTTTATCTACATATGGATTTCCAGTTGTCATATCGAAGCTTTATACGGAGCAGCAGGCTGCTGGGAATAGGGACAGGGCTGATCGTCTTTTGGCCATTTCGCTCGTCTTTCTCGTTATGGTTGGTTTGCTCCTTTTTTCATTTTTCTATATTGGCTCTGGATGGATTGCCGATAAAATCGGGGATCCCGAACTAAAGCCTTTATTTAAGGTTGTGTCAGTGCCATTCCTGCTCTTCCCGTTCACCTCTGTGTTCAGGGGATATTTCCAGGGGAAGGGCAACATGGTACCGACAGCGATTTCGCAGGTTTCAGAACAGTTCATCCGGGTCGCGACCATTCTCGTTTTGTCTGCAGTACTTGTGCAGCAGGGATTCTCTCTCTATGTCACCGGAGCCGGAGCTGTTTTCGGATCGATTACAGGTGGGGTAATATCCGTTTTGATACTCGGATTATTTTACCTGAAAAATGGAGGAACCAATCCCTTCACCTATTTTCATATAAGGGATTTATTCCAGGATGCCGCCTGGGTCGTAAAAGCGCTGATCATCCAGGGATTTGCCATCAGCATTAGTGGCATGCTGTTAATATTGCTGCAGCTGGCAGATTCCTTGAATATGTATGCTTCATTGCTGGCAATGGGACTGTCAGCGGAGGAAGCGAAATCGGCAAAAGGTATTTTTGACAGGGGGCAGCCGCTGATCCAGCTTGGGACAGTTGTCGCCACTTCGATGTCATTAAGCCTTGTACCGGCCATTTCAGGTGACAAATCGAGTAATCGCCACGAGAAGATACTGCCCAAAGTGAGGCTCGCACTTCAGACAAGCCTGATTTTTGGTGCTGCTGCCGCGGTTGGCCTATATAGCATCATCGTTCCAGTTAATATCATGCTGTTTGAGAATTCCGATGGGTCCAATGTGCTTGGAGTGCTCAGCCTGATGATTTTATTTGGCTCGGTCATCCTGACGATCATGAGCATTTTGCAGGGACTTGATAAATCCCTCTTTCCGGCAGCAGTCATACTTGGCGGATTTGGCTTGAAATACATATTGAACCTGATGCTGATCCCGAATAACGGAACGATGGGAGCTGCTTTTGCCACATTGGCTGCCATGGTTTCAGTCATGTTCATCCTTATATTTAAACTAAGACGTGAACTCGGCCTGCCCGTTCTATCGCTTGTATTCATTGTGAAGATCCTGCTTTCCTCAGCAGTGATGGCTATTTCTTTACGATTCTTTCTATATATTACGGATTTCGGTTATGGCTATATTGAACCAGACAGACTCGGCGCTGTTTTCCAGGCATTAAGCGCAGTGGTGCTGGGAGCACTTGTTTATTTTCTAGTATTGATCAAAACGCGGGCATTAACAGAAGAGGAACTGGTGACTTTGCCATTCGGCAGCAGGATTGTCCAGCTGTTCTCCAGGTAA
- the mazG gene encoding nucleoside triphosphate pyrophosphohydrolase, protein MKNKILIIGLGAGDLDQLPLGVYKKLKQEKNLFLRTKEHPVVTELEKEGLQFQSFDEVYENHDQFEDVYEEITEFLLTEAAKAPVTYAVPGHPLIAERTVQLLLERGPRRSTEIEIGGGQSFLDAMFQSLAIDPIEGFQLLDGTALSKEDLLLKSHTIIGQVYDAFVASDVKLTLMEKLPDDYEVFIVTAAGSSEEVIKKVPLFELDREMELSNLTSVYVPPVIDEEILYKDFLKLRGIISELRGPNGCPWDKKQTHQSLKKYLIEESYELLEAIDNDDIDHMIEELGDVLLQVMLHAQIGEDEGYFTIDDVIEGLSAKMVRRHPHVFGDKMAENEEDVLKNWQEIKEQEKGGATKSMLEGAGKGLPNLLKAFELQKEAAKVGFDWKTAAPILEKVKEEIDELTEEIAEKGIQEDIELEYGDLLFALVNFARHYNINPEEALNKTNRKFMRRFAYIEQKAEANGRSVEEYTLDELDAFWEEAKKQGL, encoded by the coding sequence ATGAAAAATAAGATATTAATCATCGGACTGGGTGCAGGCGACCTTGATCAGCTGCCGCTTGGTGTATATAAAAAATTAAAACAGGAGAAAAACCTCTTTTTGCGGACGAAAGAGCATCCGGTCGTTACGGAGCTTGAGAAGGAAGGATTGCAGTTTCAATCCTTCGACGAAGTGTATGAGAATCATGACCAGTTCGAGGATGTTTATGAGGAAATCACAGAGTTTCTGCTGACTGAAGCGGCCAAGGCTCCTGTAACCTATGCCGTTCCTGGGCATCCCTTGATTGCGGAGCGGACTGTCCAGCTTTTGCTTGAACGAGGGCCAAGGCGGAGTACGGAAATTGAAATCGGCGGCGGCCAAAGTTTCCTGGACGCCATGTTCCAGTCCCTGGCGATCGATCCAATCGAAGGCTTCCAATTGCTTGATGGCACAGCGCTATCAAAGGAAGACCTGCTGCTGAAGAGCCACACCATCATTGGACAGGTATATGATGCCTTTGTTGCTTCTGACGTTAAGCTGACGCTGATGGAAAAATTACCTGATGATTATGAGGTATTCATTGTGACAGCTGCGGGAAGCAGCGAGGAGGTCATCAAAAAGGTCCCATTATTCGAGTTAGACAGAGAGATGGAGCTAAGCAATCTGACATCAGTTTATGTTCCGCCTGTTATAGATGAGGAAATTTTGTACAAGGATTTTTTGAAGCTGCGTGGAATTATATCAGAACTGCGCGGTCCGAATGGCTGCCCTTGGGACAAGAAGCAGACCCACCAGTCACTCAAGAAGTATTTGATTGAAGAGTCATATGAATTGCTGGAGGCAATCGACAATGATGATATCGATCATATGATTGAAGAGCTTGGCGATGTGCTGCTTCAAGTGATGCTCCATGCCCAGATCGGTGAGGACGAGGGTTATTTTACCATCGATGATGTCATTGAAGGCCTATCAGCAAAAATGGTCCGCAGGCACCCTCATGTGTTCGGGGACAAAATGGCAGAAAATGAAGAAGATGTCCTGAAAAATTGGCAGGAAATCAAGGAGCAGGAAAAAGGCGGTGCCACAAAGTCCATGCTGGAGGGAGCCGGAAAAGGACTTCCGAATCTGCTTAAGGCATTTGAACTGCAAAAGGAAGCCGCTAAAGTAGGGTTTGACTGGAAGACTGCAGCACCGATCCTTGAAAAGGTAAAAGAAGAAATCGACGAGCTCACAGAAGAAATCGCTGAAAAAGGCATCCAGGAAGATATCGAGTTAGAGTACGGGGACCTTTTATTTGCGCTTGTGAATTTTGCAAGGCATTATAACATCAACCCGGAAGAGGCACTAAACAAGACGAACCGGAAATTCATGCGCCGTTTTGCTTATATCGAACAAAAAGCAGAGGCGAATGGCCGGTCTGTAGAAGAGTACACGCTGGATGAATTGGATGCTTTCTGGGAGGAAGCGAAGAAGCAAGGTTTATAA
- a CDS encoding RNA-binding S4 domain-containing protein, producing the protein MRLDKFLKVSRLIKRRTLAKEVSDQGRISINGVPAKASTNVKAGDELAIRFGQKVVSVKIERIQENSRKEEAAEMYTILGEERIPGDDEE; encoded by the coding sequence ATGAGGCTGGATAAATTTTTAAAAGTATCAAGATTGATCAAAAGAAGAACATTGGCGAAAGAAGTTTCCGACCAAGGAAGGATTTCGATCAACGGTGTGCCGGCGAAGGCGAGTACGAATGTAAAAGCAGGAGATGAGTTGGCGATCCGTTTCGGACAAAAGGTTGTTTCTGTAAAAATCGAACGCATCCAGGAAAATTCACGCAAGGAAGAGGCTGCCGAAATGTATACAATCCTCGGCGAAGAGCGGATTCCCGGGGACGACGAAGAGTAA